aagtcctttttcgtaatggaaacgaaaaaaggtcgagtcgagccagtaccacgtagtggaaatacgGCAAAAGAGGCGGGGACACAGCacagctaacctctccagagttggcccatctttcaccgttccactaatgttagcatggatagagtcctccgcctgaagcgacaacagctggtggatctcagcatctccccagttcaacatctttgtgGTCgtgttgatttgtttatttactgtacATGGTCAACACTCATTATTAAATCCCCGccatcatcaaaatgtcacaccttgtttgtggaacgagaggtgttccttttacagagCATTCCGAAATCGTGGTTCCTCCTTGATCAGGCCTCTGTTACTACcttcagaggtgttacagagctgtgataaaggtggaaccaaatgatccactATTTCGGAGTACACAAATGTTTGTTCTTTCACATCCACAACTGCCTCATCTACTTTCACATCCTCATATGGCTAGCGCACTCACACAAACATCCTACCCATGCAGACAGCAGCGACTCAACACCTGCACATATACATCAGACCAATCTTATTGTTCTGTGCCATGTAGTAAGCGGCATATAATAAGATGGAAGATCTTCACAGTCTGTGATGAAGATGCTCATGGTTTTGATCATAGATGTTGTCGGTCATATTTTCACTAGATGTCTCTAATGTGAGTAAATGAGTCTGAATAATGGCGTCATATTACAGCTCAACATTCATTAGGTTTGTGGAAATAACAAAAGCTCATTATGTGATATTAGCACTGACCCACTTCCATCCGTTACCGACAGGAGCAGGAAGTCAGCAATTTAGAATTTTACCTCAATTTTTGGCATTTTGTTGATATATTTTAACAAATGTCGACGTTAAAATCGGTCGAGTGTTAAGAGGGTGGAAATAAAAAGTTATTGAAATAGTGAGCAGTCGTAACTTGATGTTTTCAGGGCGCAGTGGAGAATTTTGATGTCTCGCCAAGAAAAGCCAAACTGTCTAATCAGCACCAAAGTTCACATGTATGATAAGAGTCACACCACGGAtataatgacatgaaaatattgaatCTGACCCATAGCAATATCTAGTTGTAACAATAAACATCatgttttggtgttttgatgtgcAGGTTGAACATATCCACCTCAAATTTGGTCAAATTGGACTCAATATGTCCAAGTTGGTGACCTTACTTGACATCATATGATCATGGCGGTGCAAAGAGTTCTCAGGTTTTGTCATGAAACAAGTAATTGTTGTAATTCATTTGAACATTGTTTAATCTGCATCAATTTTCACATGTAGAATAAGAAGACTGAGTTCTTAAATGTTTGAAAATTTCCTATTAATTATctaactagttaattttgtctgtctgctCAATCTGGTTTGAAAggaatgtgtttgttgtgttccattcctttgcatttcagtgaccacctcttctgtttctttgttttgatgtagagagaagacaaaggtggattttaagtgaaacctaaaagttgtgtcgggacaaagatcacctgattccagcaaacatggatggaagacccacctgtgaccagtgtggaaagactttcaccacagcgagtgacttaaaaaaacatcaaagcgtccacactggagaaagaccatatgagtgtgaccagtgtggaaagactttcataAGAGCAGGATACCTAAAAATGCACCaatgcatccacactggagaaagactatatgagtgtgaccagtgtggaaagactttcataAGAGCAGGATACCTAAAAATGCACCAGCActtccacactggagaaagactaTATGAGTGTGAGCAGTGTGGGAAGAGTTTCACCCAGATGAGTGCGCTTAAATATCACcaacgcattcacactggagaaagaccatatgagtgcaACCAGTGTGGAAattctttcaccacagcaagtaatCTCAAAATGCACCAACgcgtccacactggagaaaaaccattttcctgtgaccagtgtggaaatgctttcaccagagcAAGTAATCTAAAAAAGCACCAACgcgtccacactggagaaagaccatatgagtgtgaacaGTGTGGAAATGTTTTCGCCACAGCAGattacctaaaaatccaccaacgcatccacactggagaaagaccatttgcctgtgaccagtgtggaaatgctttcatcaCACGAATTGCCCTAAAAAGACACCAACGCGTCCATACTGGACAAAAACCATATgtttgtgaccagtgtgggaagtttTTTACCACAGCTActcacctaaaaatccaccaaaggacccacactggagaaaaaccctACCAGTGCAGATTCTGTGACAGATGTTTTGTCTCAGGTTCAAATTGTACTAAACATGAACGTGTTGCACATgtccacaaaagacaaaaactgtaCAGTCGTACAAAAAAGTAATACATTGGACTCTAGCAGACAGAGTCGGTGTCATAACACACCTAAACAGTTTGAATGTCTCCAATGTAATGAAAGATTCTCATCATCCTCTGCCCTCTGCTATCATCAGCGCAGATGTGAATCATTAATGTCTGGACTAAAATGTCCCTCATCATCAgatgacaagaagaaacacagtgtgtCTGAACCAGCAGCACCAACTTCTGACAAGAACATCGGAATGAAAAACCTCCAGATCAGACTTCACAgaatccagatgtgaagacaaacatcagactgaaggctgtgttttgttttcctcAGAGTACAGAGGTGTGTTCTAACGCACCTTCACAAAATAGTGACGTTACTGAACCTCAACCTGCCACCAGGTGAAAAGTTCAACTAGTGCAGGTGAACAAGGACCTGGTTTCTATGGCAATACCACTTCTCATTGACTCTGTAGACTTTAATCAGTAacttgttgtgattctgttgctggttggggTTCACGCAGTTGGATTTACATCAGTTAGaaacaacattcattcattccttttctgaacccgcattatcctcactagggtcacgggggtcgcttggagcctatcccagctacttagaGGCGAAGGcgaggttcaccctggacattttgccacttcatcgcagggctgaacacatagaggcaaacaatcactctcacattcacacctatgggcaatttagattaaccaattaacctattagtacatgtgtttggattgtgggaggaagccggagtacctggagagaacccacgcaggcacggattatagttatatttaagttttatgttatttactgtggaaaaatttcagggagctatttattcAAACTTTTATTCAACTGTATAAGAGATggttctgagtctaggaaatccatgcacttctggagctattattttctatttgtttgattaaataaacatgctttaggcatttaaacgaagttcagtgtttgcattattaaaaatttttcacgccaatttttacacttttattgcaaacgaatatcggctccaaatatcgctTATCggcctctaactactaataatcagtaacggccctgaaaaacccatatcggtcgatctctattCACGACCAACACAGGAGACGTCACAACCAGTCAGTGCTCCATCTAGTGGTCCAGTctggtactggtctggtccagtgtTTACCTGAACATCAAACTGGATTCAACATTTTTCTgctggtctaaccctgacctgcagaatgtgtttgatttgattgaaaatgtgttGAATTGCTGATGACTGTGGTAAAGAAGAACCACTGGATGAATCAGAAAGTTCAGGACATCAGTGGAACTGGAACAAACATGTAGTCATGTTCTGTTGTTCCATGTTCTACTTAATCACcttgttttattctaattctGAAGTGGACGTGAAACATGAGACAAAAGGATTTACCATAATCACCCTCTAATGGCATCCACTCATTATTTGTTCACTTACTTCTTAATGTTAAACTTTTTCCAGTTattgaattgaatgaatgaattgtttattttggtttgtgcattaatcattgcacatagtacaataattagaataaacataaaaaccagaaaaggaaTAGTCTAGAAGTAAAAGCGTATTTTAGTGCCCCTCCTTTTCCCCTGATCCTCTGCTGACATTAAATTCAATGTGTTCAGCATCGAGCATTCTCATTATAATCaaagaatcaacaacaacaaaaacacatcgaCCGTCTCAGCTTCATATTCGTGAAGGATTTTATActaaaggcattttttaaactgtCAGAGAAGTGAATAACTTCAATTCATCatcaaatccatcccataatttcacacccacaacccaaattcatctagacttcacacttgtcctcactttagtccattcacaaatataaaaactAGAGCCCGatcgattaatcggccggccaatTAATCAGGCCAATTATAGTGTATCAtcaattaatcaacattggccaatatgtagccgatatattaactttttttggtgCGCGGAGAATAAGAGGagctttaaagcgagttagtttcgctttcactcctgctcagacaatgacgctatcacccccccacacacgaCCCCCCACCCCGgcaaaaatcacggaccgctaccgcaCGCTCTGACGAAGATTGACTGCTAACCCCCCCGCTCCAAAAATCACGGACGCTCccctgtcttatgaagtattcacccccccacacatacactcatgtccgtgcacttcctgtctccctcacagtttcattctgcagacaggcctgggtgttaatagtgtaggggagactggggacagttgtaacacaggtcagttgtaactcttgcagttgctccaatcaggaacaacttaggactcacctaattcactctgcacatgctcagtttagtccttagtccacagaAGAAGTTGTAGTatcgtgaggcagacacatccaaatttgtgagtgaaaacagaattgtgtgctcagtcatattttttgctgtaattatttttgtgattgcatagtttgcatttgaaagttgtgtcaattatatttgtgagataaacacagatttatgcaactttTAATCCAcgtgtccacaattatctaatataagattattatatcctgtggagatcagtgttcttatttcatatatcggccaatatatcgattatcggccaatatcagttattggccgatatattggatatcggctttttttagcctccaatatcggtatcggcatcggccccaaaaatcccatatcggtcgggctctaataaaAACCTCTGAAATTCTGATTACTCTGTCTCAGTTTAAAGAAATCTCGAAtgctatttggaacaatattattttttacttcataAATCATACACAGTTTTTAAATATATACAAATTCCTGCAATTTTAAGGGTTTTAAGTTGCATAAATCAATTATTAGATTCTTccaaatatcctactttattaattattctaatagttctgttttgtcatttactaatgtatctataatagtttttcctgcatttctTCATATTTCTGCACTATATGTTCAGtaggacagaaccacagaacaatAGATCATGTacaggctgtttttgttcagtcaGTCCCTTGTTTTCTACAGTGTGTCTATAGATTTGGACACTTTACTTTGAATAGACTCAATATGAGGTTTCCAACACAGTTTACTATCGATGATAACACCTACAAATGTAGCTTCAGAAACTCTTTCTATTATCAGTAggtatgttttcagtacaggtTCTGTTATTGTCATGTTTATATCAGTGAAATATGACTTTGTCCTGATTTGATGTGTTATCATGTGCATCACTGAGTGTTCTTTAAGTCTGATTCAAACATAGACTCAGTTCCGTTCAGTTTCTTGTggtgtttgactgttttccagCAGGTTATGGTGATGAAGGAGTGTGAAATGTGTGTAAACAGATTCAAATGTGGTTGAGTTGAATGTTGACGTGTCCTCCACACAGCACTGGGAGGATGACTCTATGTTTGTGTGAAGGTTGGAGTTCTCCTCATCCTTCTGCTGTTGGACCATAGACTGTCAACAACATGGACTCCATAGACTTTAACTGAACTCATCCACTGGGTCAAATCTGCATCTGATGGGTTTGGGCTCATTTATTGTGTTGAACTGTGTTCCCTGCTCACATTCTACACTCAGAGCACATTCAGACATTTGGAACAAATGTCCCAAAGCAGCTGCTCAGAGTTCagtgagggtcaaaggtcaaggctttccaactgtcctttttccacaaacatTCTGAAGCCTCCTGTGTGACAGTTAGAGTAGATTATTGGTATGTTCCAGATATCCTGTACTGTTTGTAAGAGGCTGGTCTTGCTCTAAATTGTCAGATGACTAAATTTGATTTcagtataaaaaacaaaagagaaaagatatgaaaaaaagagaGATTTTTTGTTATTATAGATTTTGCTTTGTCTAAGAAGAgtgggttttgttttttcctttttctttcttccagtacaatttttatttcattttttcatttgaatCTATATTTAAATTTTTCGTCAGATTTTTTTATAACAAATATTTCATCTAATTTTTATACCAAATTTTTCATCTAATTATTATCtgcatttttaagtgtatttttcatttgatctacttttttttttttttaattgcaattttctcatttgattttttattgcatttttccaCTTGAGTTTTGATATCATTGTTTCATTTGATTGTTATTGCAAGttttcatttaagtttttattgcaGTTTACATTTAGAGTTTTGATgacattattttatttggtttttgtaccatttttccatttgatttatgcttatttatttatttatttatttagttagttagttatattAATGATGGTAACAGACTCCATAACTTCTTAGCttacttatattattttatttgaattgAATTTATTATCTCAAAGTTCTTTGTTTCTGTAAGTCGTGAAAATTTTACACATGCCTGATTTAAAGTAAAGATGTTATGGGAATTATGAATGTTTAAATGGAGAATGgatgagaaaagtgaaatttatCTGATGTGTGTTGTTTAGTTTAGTGACTACTGGACTATGATAAATTGAAACGCTGGAAGACCTACAATATCGAAGCGAAAATAGTTACTCGGTGtacaaatataaagatagctgacGCGATAATCCATTAACTGACATTAATTGTGGTGTTTGTGATTTACTGTTGCTGCATGCCCAACATGTTAATTCTCCGTCTCACTGTCTTTTGAAGTGTGCATAATGGCTGTAGGTTGGTTTTGGAGGCATCTGCACATACGTCTACACAGTCATTCAAACAGAGAAACACAAGTGAGTAAATAGAGTGTGTAAAGCTTTGTCATCCAGTCAGTGCCTGGCTCTTCCTATCAGTCTGATCAGTGTTGTTCTAAAAGTCGCCGACTGACGCTTATGAGGCTTATGTTGTGCAGTAGGTCGCACCTCCCCTCATCCTTCTCCCCCTCCAAAACAAAAGTCAAAACTCATCCATTCCCAAAGACCTTTCCCTCCTGATACAAACCTTAACCATGTTAGTTACATTTCATGTTCAAACCAACCAAATAAACGTCACTTTGAAAACACAATTAAACATGTCTCTAATCAA
This portion of the Sphaeramia orbicularis chromosome 22, fSphaOr1.1, whole genome shotgun sequence genome encodes:
- the LOC115414124 gene encoding zinc finger protein 420-like translates to KHQSVHTGERPYECDQCGKTFIRAGYLKMHQCIHTGERLYECDQCGKTFIRAGYLKMHQHFHTGERLYECEQCGKSFTQMSALKYHQRIHTGERPYECNQCGNSFTTASNLKMHQRVHTGEKPFSCDQCGNAFTRASNLKKHQRVHTGERPYECEQCGNVFATADYLKIHQRIHTGERPFACDQCGNAFITRIALKRHQRVHTGQKPYVCDQCGKFFTTATHLKIHQRTHTGEKPYQCRFCDRCFVSGSNCTKHERVAHVHKRQKLYSRTKK